AGGAAAGTGGTCAGATATGTCAGTAATGACTGTGCCagattctaactttaaattccGAATATTTGTAATAATATTGTCAATGATAGACCTGGATGAATTAGATACTCTAGTAAAAGTATTTATGGTTAGAAAAAACGAGGAGGAATGTAGAGTGTTAGCAAACTCCTTTTTGATAGCGTCATCCTTGGAGATATCTATATTGAAATCTCCAAGGAGGatgcatttattgtttttcttgttcaaTCCATAAAGAATTTCCTCTAATTTGGTATTGAAAATAGCAGGATTAGAATCGGGTGGTCTATAAATCACTCCAATAATAAGATTACAACCTTTACCAGtgtttacattaataaaaagtGAGTCAGACTGATCATCTCCCACACTTAAATTTTCACAAATATTGACATGGAATCTGGAgtttacatataaacatactCCCCCTCCTGTTCTTCCAAGTCTATTCTTGAAATACAATTTATAGCCCTGTAGATGAAGAGCATCAATGTATGACCTTTCACATAGCCAGGTTTCACTACAAGCAATTACATCAAAACTGCACCCAGTGGCAGATAATAGAGAAACTAATTGATCATGATGTTTGGTGAGGCTtctaatgttaaaatgaattGCAGAAAAGTTGTTGCTGTCCTTAAGATATTTAAGTTGTTCAGATTGTTGACTTCTGTTGTGTGGAGAATTAAAACCGGGTTTTGCGAATATCACACCGGACGCTGAGTGAACATTTTGACTGAAGCATCGCACTGGTGGAAACCTAGCGGTGTTAACACAAGCCAGTGGTCTGGTGAAGTAGGTTGATCTGTGATCTCGCAGGTGGTGTGAAGGTAGCAAACTCGGGGACACGATCCATTCACATACATCAGAGTccatattttataacatgtctATTTCAGCAGAGCAAGTCCCTCCTGCGGAGGGCAAGAAGGATAACTTTTTAACCAGTCAGGCATTgcaggcaaagaaaaagagtttGATTCTTTTTGGTCAGATTGTGTGACTAGAATGCAGACAAGCCAGGTGAATGTGGAAAACCCTGATCCTCGTCAGGTACTGACATGGTTTAAATGTGCTGAATCTCAGGCAGTAGGAGCTATGGAGGTAGTtaagaaagaaatggaaaatgcGAGTAGGATTAATAAgggtaagaagaagaaaaaatttgaaGAAGCCGAGAATTGGAGagcttttattcatcatatCTATATTACTACAACAGCATTGTATGCACTTCAGCGACACCAGCGTAGCAGACACGGGGAGTCGAGCTTCTCTCCCTCCCGTCCTGATCCACCTCCTTATCAGACCTCTCCAAGCCCTGCTCTTCAGGTGCCAATCCTTAATGTAAAAGGAGGATTTTTGGATTGTGAGGAGGCTCGGGAAGAGTCTTTGGCTTCTCATACCACTTTGTATCCATCACTTAGTCCTGCAGGACTTCTACATTCTACATCAAGGGAGCAGGGTGAGAGGGACAGTTCTAGCAGAAGGAATGTTACTAGTCAGCTTATAGACCACCCTCAGGAGACTGAGCACACGTCTTGCTCCCAGACTGAACCActttctggttcagatggaacattttctatgaCAGTGGCAGGAGCTTTGAGTGCCACCCCAGTAAAAGCCAGCACGAACCCCTTTCTGCATCAGATGGAGGACATTTCTAGACAGAACCATCAACAGGTCACTCATGACTCCACTTCTTTGTGGCATTCTTCTCGGGACCCCGCTCCCTCTGCCAGCATGGCCACTTCTGActtgattacttttaaaagcacagaaaacatttcttcagtggAACCGCAGAGCTCTCTTTCCACCGAGCCACAATTGGGCCCACCATACTTTCAGAATATGCCACAGCGACTTGGAGGAAATTTTCCTCTGATGCAACATCAAGCTGGAGGCTCAGTTTACAAGCCTTATTCTTTGACAGATATGCATTCTCTTACTTCTAAGTTACCTGTTCTCACTTCTGGGGGATTGATGTGGTGGAACAAAATGATTTCTCTTACCGCAGGGACTCAATTGGCTCTGGGAGATGTGCGAGGGATGGTTGCCTCTTGCACTTCGACTCTGACTCTCAGAGAACTTGATTACTTGGCAGGAACTTTTACTCATCCTAATGACACCCCTTTGGGACCTTATGCTACTGCATGGTCAGCTGCACTTGACAGAACATTTCCCCCTCCTGCGGGTGATGTAGCTAAAATGACTTTccagagagacaaagagacacCAGAGGACTATGTACTGAGATGCATTACTACATACACTGACAGGGTGGGGCATCACCCCAGCCGTAGTGAGGTCCACTGTTCATGGTTTAAGCAGGCGTTTGAGTCTGGCCTCCCTATTGAGGTTAAGGACAAATTAGGTGACCAGCCTGACCTTTTCCCTTCAGAAGCTTTTGAGCGTTATTGCATGTTTGCTAAGCATCATCTTAATCAGtatgacaaaaagcagaaggaacAGCAGAATCACAAAGAGGAGATGGAGGTCTCAGTGTTGAAGCTTCAGTTAGCAAAACTCAGAGATGatgtaaacagagagaaaaaagctaAGCAACAGATGGTAGCCATGCCCCCTGCTCCTCCACTTCAGGCCCCGGTGACTGTAGCtccacaggcccctcccccagcTATGCAGCAGTCCTATATCCTCCATACTCCGGCCCTCCTAGGGGGCAGGGAAATTTCAGGGGACGCGGTGGACCATGGACGAGGAAGGGGTGGGCCAGGACAGCAGGGGTGTTTCAACTGTGGACAGTTCGACCACTGGCATAAGGAGTGTACCTTCTCTCAGCCACTCCCACAGCAAGCACCCTATGCCTCTGCAGCTCCgcccccaccacctcctcctggaACTGGAGGGTGGATACCTCAGCAATAGGGATGCCCAGGAGGAGCCTATCCAGTCATGGGGGAGGAGGCAGAGCCCATGATGACCGTCAGAGTGGGTGGAAAGTTTGTGACTTGCTTGGTAGCTTCAGGGGCAAAATGGTCCACTTTAACCTCTGTTTCACCTGAACTTTTGTCCACTGATACTTTGGCACTCACTGGCTTCTCTGGGACTGTTCAACATCTGCCACTAACTGCTCCTCTTCCCACCGAGGCAGCTGGATATCATTTTGAACATCACTATGTTTCCTCTCCACACTGTCCTGTTCCACTGATGGGCAGAGACATCCTCACTAAGCTGAGGGCAAAAATTCTTTGTTCTCCAGATGGAGTGACTGTCAGATTCCCTAATGGAAATATAGTGGACTGCAACTCTGGTCTCATTCATTCTGCCTCACATGGACAATGGCTTCTTTCCACccctcctgctgctgcaccCAGCATGCAAACTGACCATGCATGTATATATTGGCTTCTTTTGGATGACCTCACACCTTCACCACAGTCACTGCTCACCCTGTATGCTCAATGGTCCCCCTGGATCCATCACCATGCTCCCTACTGCCCCCCTCCTGACCCTCCTCACTGTACTATGGTATATGATCACTGGGACACCAGCACTGATTATTatcacagatggacagatgaggCTGTGGGGACCTGGGACCTGTCTGGCTCTGGCATTGTTTTGGGCCCCCAAGGTGTGGCTGCTCTAATTGATTTAACCCCTGAACAGTTATCCTTTTATGAAATGTCTCCTTCTGCAGCACCTCATGTCACTCTGGCAGTCAGTCCTACTCATTCTGCTAAAGATTTAGGCCAGGGGTGGGCAATTATTTTTTCCATGGGGCCAcatgagaaacagaaaatattgtgGAGGGCCAGGCCAAAAGGCTGAAGTCAATTATGCATAATATTAATGGTATTTCTTTATAAAAAGTAGTAAATACCATTGTTTTCTCAAGCTGGTAAGAGTAGACTATATGTTATAAAtgagcaaaaaggaaaaagtgagGTTGCCTtacaaaaatgtgatttattcaaATTTCCCAAGGCAATGGTAAACAAAGTGTGAgcatttggtttttgttaaacaTTTGTGACTTATATTAGTTAACAGTTTCAGTCACATTCGCtccaaaacacattttgagTTTCAAATATTGTTGGAAAGAGGTTCTTAGCATTCTACAGACACACAGTAttgtctgtaaaataaaatcactgaaCTGTGATCTTGAGAAAGAGGTTTCAAAAAAAAGTGTCCCAGTTCACTGCTAGTTGCCTACATTTGTGGTCCAAACACCTTATTTCGTGTTTTTAAGcgatttttttcttgttcagtGAGAGAAATCTAGTCTCTGCTGGGCTTTAACAAGTGCATCAAAGTCAGGTTGAATGTCTGAGGTGGAGATGCGAAGCACAGCTGACAAATGATCATCAGTTAGAGAGGATCTATACCTGGATTTTGTAAACTTCAtcactgaaaatgtttgttcacaAATGTAGGTAGAGCCGAAGAGAACCAACATCTTCTGAGCATGTCTCCTCAGGTTTGGAAAGTTCTCCTCCTTAAGAGAAGAGTAGAAATCCAGCAGAGATCCAGACTTAAAGTGCTCTGCCAGTACTGCATCAGACTGCAGGTCAATGAGTTCCAGCTGCACATCACTGGGTGCATTATCCACACTGCAGGTAAAGGGAGAGGAAATCATGTGCATTTCATCCTCGATTGTTCTGAGATCTTCAAAACGCCTTGAAAACTCACCATGTAATGCTCCTAACATGGATGAGTACCTGCTGAGGTGATCAGCTGATGGTGTGACTTCCTTCAGGGTTTGCATGTGAGTGAGAGTGTTGCTCTCCAGTTGACTTGAAAGAAACTGCAGCTTTCTCATGAAGGCCTTCACGAGGCTGTGCATTTCATGAACAAAAAGGCCCTTGCCTTGCAGTTTGGTGTTCAGTTCGTTCATCAGTGCAGTCACATCAACAGCAAATGCAAAATCTGCCATCCAATCCTCATCTGAGAGCTCTGGAATGTCTTTGCCTTTCCTCTCGCAAAACTCTCGAATCTCTGCTTTCAAGTCCCAAACCCTCTTCAGCACTTTCCCCAGGCTGAGCCATCTGACAGCTGTGTGGTAGCCGATGTCACTATGCTCAGTCTCATGCTCCTCCAAAAGAGCGACAAACTGTCTGTGATTCATTGCCCGCGCCCTGATGAAGTTTACTATTTTAGTAACAACATCAGTAACATGGTTGATTTTTAGCACTGACTTGCACAACACATGTTGGTGTATAATACAATGCAAAAACACCAATTTTTGATCTGCATCGATTTCTGTCACTTTATCTTGCATGCGTTTCAAAAGTCCGACATTTTTCCCTGTAAGATTTGGACAACCGTCTGTTGTGACACCTGACAGTCTCTCCCATTTCAATCCCAGAGTGTCCATGCACGCATTTACCTCTGTAAAAAGATCACTCCCTGTCGTTGTCCCTTTCATCGACCGCATTGCAGCTAGCTCCTCTGTGAGCTTGAAGTCCGTTATACCCCGGACAAATACGAGCAGCTGGGCTGTGTCGCGGACATCACAGCTCTCGTCTAAGGCCAATGAGAAAAAGTCAAAACTTGCCACTTCACGTTGCAGCTGAAGCTCCAGGTTCCCCGCAATGTCCTCGATCCTCCTGGTCACGGTTCGCCTGGACAGCGGGATTTGCTCAAATGCGCCTTTTTTTTCAGGGCATATTAGTGCGGCAGAGTCCACCATGCACTCTTTGACAAACTCTCCCTCCGAAAACGGCTTACTGTTTTTAGCTATTTTGTGGGATATCACAAAGCTGGTCCTGGTCGCTGCATCTCTGGATGTGTGAAGCTTCGTAAAAAAGCCTTGCTGCTTTTGCAACTTTGCTAGCAAAGCTTCGGATGTCCGTTCCCTCTCAGCATCAGACAAGTTCTTGTATTTTTCCGAGTGTTTCTTGTCGTAATGCCGACTCAAATTGTAGTCCTTAAACACGGCAATCTCCTCCCCGCAAACCAAACACACGGCTTTACCTCCGACTTCAGTAAAAAAATACTTAGCAGTCCAATTTTTGTTGAAAATCCTGCATTCGGCatctatctttcttttttttgcatgagCGGACATTTCTGTGGGCTACAATCACCATGTCAACCGCGGGCACCTGTTCCTATACGTATTGTGTAtgtaaaaaacaacttcaaaataaaagcaatgcaGTCTTAGTCCATGCATGAGGTAACAtgagaaaatacatttattttgtaatttccAATTAACCTTACGCGGGCCGGTCAAAGTCAACCAAAGGGCCGTATGTGGCCCGCGGGCCGTAAAATGCCCAGGTTTGATTTAGGCCCTATGTGTAAGCAGGCCTCAGATGCTTCTGACTGGGTAAACACTCAGCTGccccaggttttgttttctcccTCCACCTCACTGTACAAAATCTGTTCCCTCATTCAGGACAAAGCTACACCTGAAACTCTTCTTTTGGACAGACAGCATGGTCGTGAAAAAACTGACCATCCACATATAGATTTCCTTTGCTCCACTCTGCCCTCTTCCCTGATCTCAGACTCATTAATCAGataaccaaaaccaaaccaccAGCAGTCCCTAATCCTTATACCTGCCTGAACTCCATCACCTCCCAGTTccagtttttctctgtcattgaTCTGAAGAATGCTTTCTTTCACATTCCTCTCCACCCATCAGTTCAACCTCTCTTTGCTTTCACCTTCGAAGGACAGCAATACACTTATCGTGTTCTTCCTCAGGGCTGGGTTCTGAGCCCTGGGATCTTTAACCAATGTCTCAGGACTTTTCTGGAGGACTTGGATATTCCTCCAGGTACCACTCTCTTACAGTACGTAGATGACCTCCTAGTGGCTGGAACGGATATGACAAGCTGTCTTAACCTCACCATGTCCCTGCTACAGAAACTGGCAGACGGTGGTTTCAAAGTTTCAAaagacaaaatgcagttttgcaGACCTGAAGTTCTGTTTTTGGGACGTCTT
The window above is part of the Melanotaenia boesemani isolate fMelBoe1 chromosome 23, fMelBoe1.pri, whole genome shotgun sequence genome. Proteins encoded here:
- the LOC121635083 gene encoding general transcription factor II-I repeat domain-containing protein 2B-like, producing MLEDMSTDTFINALRCFIAIRGAVRQIQCDQGTNFVGAKNELNAALEELDTMRLSTFLSQKQCDFIMNAPHSSHAGGVWERQIKTVKIGGKAVCLVCGEEIAVFKDYNLSRHYDKKHSEKYKNLSDAERERTSEALLAKLQKQQGFFTKLHTSRDAATRTSFVISHKIAKNSKPFSEGEFVKECMVDSAALICPEKKGAFEQIPLSRRTVTRRIEDIAGNLELQLQREVASFDFFSLALDESCDVRDTAQLLVFVRGITDFKLTEELAAMRSMKGTTTGSDLFTEVNACMDTLGLKWERLSGVTTDGCPNLTGKNVGLLKRMQDKVTEIDADQKLVFLHCIIHQHVLCKSVLKINHVTDVVTKIVNFIRARAMNHRQFVALLEEHETEHSDIGYHTAVRWLSLGKVLKRVWDLKAEIREFCERKGKDIPELSDEDWMADFAFAVDVTALMNELNTKLQGKGLFVHEMHSLVKAFMRKLQFLSSQLESNTLTHMQTLKEVTPSADHLSRYSSMLGALHGEFSRRFEDLRTIEDEMHMISSPFTCSVDNAPSDVQLELIDLQSDAVLAEHFKRRTFQT